A stretch of DNA from Bacteroidales bacterium:
GTTGCCGATACAGGCATCGGCATCCCTCTGGAAGATGTCCCCAGAATTTTTGAACGGTTTTACAGAACAGCTATTGGCAGAACCTTTGAACATTCGGGTAGCGGCCTCGGACTGGCAATCGTAAAACACATTATTGAGGCTCACGGACAAACCATGCACGTTCGTAGCAGCATTGGTGTGGGCACTACCTTTGGGTTTACTTTACAAAAAGCATAAGTTTTGTCTTCTTTTTTTTTATACATTAATGTATTATTATAGTGTCTCGGAAAATTTAATTTTGCAAAAAAAATTACATGAGTTGGTTTGAGACTGTAATTTTAATTCTTTCCGGTGTGCTTGTCGGGTTCATTAATACCCTTGCAGGCGGAGGAACCATTATCACCATATCTTTGCTGATGTTTCTCGGACTGCCGGCCACTGTTGCAAACGGCACAAACCGTATTGCCATTATGCTGCAAACAGCCGTTGCAGTGTTCACATTCCGAAAACAAAAAATTTTAGACATAAAAAAGGGATTGATTCTTTGTATTCCCAGTGTTATTGGTTCTATCGCCGGCTCCCTCACCGCAGCAAACCTGAACGAAAGCATTATCGAAAAAGTTATAGCCGCAGTGATGTTTGTGATGTTGTTTTTTATTGTGTATAAGCCTGAAAAATGGGTGAAAAGCAAGCAACATCTTATAGAAAAGCCCATTAAATGGTACGACCATCTAGCGTACCTTATCATAGGATTTTACGGAGGGTTTATACATATCGGAGTGGGTTTTTTCATGATAGCGGCATTGGTATTGCTTTCGGGCTATGATCTTTTACGTGCCAATGCACTTAAAAACTTTCTTGTCATGGTTTATGCTCCTTTTTCGCTTATCGTGTTTGTCATTTTCGGACAAGTGAACTGGGAATATGGGCTGATATTGTCAATCGGCAATGTAATGGGGGCTTTTATTGCTTCTAAATTTGTAATGAATTGGGGCGCAAATTTTGTTCGTTATGTTATCATAGTTGTTATATTAATAACTATTATGCACCTGTTGGGAGTTTTTGATTTTAAATCCTTATTTGGCTGGGTGCTTTAAAAACCCTTAAATAGGGGTAATTTTATACATTATTTTTTATTAATAACCAGTTGTGCTATTAAATTATGAAATTTTACTATTTCATATTTTTTACAAGATATTGACGGTTCAGATTTCGATTCCACTCAATCTGACCGTCAAATAGTTATATTCTCAACAGCACAACCGGTTATAAATAATCATTTATCCATACTATGAAAAAACTTACATTTACTGTACTTCTATTCTTTCTTATAACCCACATTTCTTTTTAGCAACAGGTTATCTGTGCAGTAAAACATTATGTTGGTATGGAATAATTATGTAGTTTAGAATTACGGCGGGTTACTTTATGGAGCAAGGATAATTATCGGAGATTCATCAAACCCAAATTTCGCATTAAGAATTTTCTAATGCGTAGCATTAGGAATTATTAAGTATAATTAACTGTATATAAATAACTTATAATGTGAATTTTTATTGCGAAATCGACACTTTGTGTGCGGGACAGGCAGATTCAGCGCACAATCCTGCGCACTACGCAATAGTTCACTACGTTTCTATTGCGTAATTTGGGTTAAAAAAAACAATTTCCCCGACAATAACAAGTTACACAAAAGTTGTCAGAAATAATAATCAAGCTTTTATAAAGGCTTTGCCAATTTGTTAAAAACAAAAAATATTTTGATTTTAAAAAATCTTGTATATTTGCACTCCCAAAATAAAATATCGGGAGTTTAGCTCAGCTGGTTCAGAGCACCTGCCTTACAAGCAGGGGGTCACTGGTTCGAATCCAGTAACTCCCACCAAAGAAGTCCCTGACTTCTTTTTTTTTCAGGGGACGTTAGCTCAGTCGGTTCAGAGCGCATGCTTCACACGCATGAGGTCACTGGTTCGAATCCTGTACGTCCCACTAATCAACAAACAGCCCGCAAGGGATTTTTGTCTTTATTATTAATAAAAAAATAATTCTAAAAATTAATAGTATTTTACTTTTACGGCTTAGGTTTGCCAGCAGCATCTTCACTCACTTTTTTACCTTTACTAAAAGTGATTTTATATTGCAGCTTACCATCTTTATCCCAGTAATACCAGGTTCCTTCGCGCAGGCTGTTCACATAAAGGCCCTGGCTTGACTTCTGGCCGTTCTGGTGGTATTCAACAAACTTACCGTCAGGTTGGCCTTTTTTAAAACCCTGTTCCATATACATCACGCCGTACTTGTCGTAAAAACTCCAATAGCCGCTTTTCATATCGTTGGTGTAATAACCGCTTTCGGCAATTTTGCCGCTTTCGTACCACTCGCTTGAAGTGCCGTGTCTTTCGCCATTCTTAAAAATCTGTTCTTGTCGCATATTTCCATTTTCCCACCACAGGGTATATTTTCCATTTCTCATGCCGTCAACATATTCTGCAACATATTTCTTTTTGCCGTTTTCAAACCAGCCTTCCCATTTTAAATGCATCTTTCCGTCTTTAAAAGTCCCGGCATCTTTTACCTGCCCATTAGGATACCAGCTTGTCCATAATCCATTTTCCTTATCGTTTTCAAAAGGCCCTTCATGAGATTTTGCACTGCTTTCATAATACGTTACCCAAATGCCGGATTTTTTTCCGTCTTTAAAATAACCGTCTTTCCATTTTTCTCCGGTTTCATAATAAAAAAACCACAGGCCTTCCTGCTTACCTTTTATAAAATTTCCGGTGCTGCCTTTTCCTCCATTTTCGTGGTAAAAAATCCATATACTGTCCTGTAAATCGCGTTTGATTCTGCCTTCCATTTCTTTGTTCCCATTGCTGCGCCACCATACGCCATAACAATTCAACGAATCGTTGATATAATAACCTTCCATTTCTTTGTTTCCGTTATCGAACCATGTTTGAGCCATCCCCTGCTTAAGGCCGTTCTGATAATTTAGTTTTTCTTTTACTTTTCCGTTAAGATACCATTTGGTATATATACCTTCTTTTTTCCCGTTTTTTACACATCCTTCCTCTTGTTTTGTTCCATCTTCATACCATATTGTGTTTAACCCGTTATCATAATTTAGTTCTTTCCATTTTGCTCCGTTTTCATAATATTGCAGCCATTTGCCTGTTTTTTCATCATTTTTAAAAGCTCCTTCAAGCATTTTTTGCCCGTTAGGATGGTAAATTGATTGCAAGCCTTCGCGTAAATCGTTAATGTAATTTGTTTCGCTTTTTATTTTTCCGTCAGCAAACCATGTCAGGGATTTCCCCTCTTTTTTTTCGTTTTTCACATACCATTCGCTTTGTTTTTTCCCCAGAGAATCAAAGACAATTACAGGGCCGTCTTCATTGGATATTTCTTTCCATGTTTTGCCATCTGGGTACCAATACATCCATTTTCCAACAAAAGCATCATTGGAGAACTGCCGCACAGCTTGTTTGGCTCCATTCTCATAATAATTATTCCAGGTTCCGTGTTTCTTCCCATTTGCATAAGCGCCTTCTTCTTTCAACTTGCCGTTTTTATACCATTCCGTCCATTTGCCATCGCGAAGGCCGTTCACAATGTTAACTTCATATTCCTTTTGTTCATTAGTATAATATCTTGTATTTAAGCCATTTTCGAAATTAATATTTTCCCAAACTTTGCCATTAATATGCCAGTAAGTCCATTGTCCAGTTTGTTTGTCATTTTTATAAGTGCCTTCACACCATTTACTTCCATCCTCATACCAAAAACGCCACTTTCCATCTTTCATGCCGTCAACAACCGTTCCTTCTCCCTTTTTATTGTTGTTTTTCCAGTATTCGGTTTTCTTTTCCTGAGAAAATGAATTAAGAATAAAACACAGGAAAACAATAAGTGTCAGTATTTTTTTCATAACAAGCTGCATTAATAAACACGTTCTGTGGTAAAAATAACGAGATTTTCGAGGGATTTCTTATATGCCGAATCAGGAAAGCCTGATAATATTTCAAGAGCAAGGTTTTTGTATTCATTCATACGGGTTTCGGTATATTCAAACCCTTTTTGTTGGCGGATAAATTCAATAAGTTCCGACATCTTTTTTTTAGGACTATTCTGGTTTTTTAACAAGCCAAGTATGTGTTTTCTTTCGACAATATTTACATTTTTAATAGTGTGTATCAGCGGCAAAGAAATTTTTTTATTTTTAATGTCGTTCTGTGCCGATTTGCCCGTTTTATTATTTGCATCAAAATCCAGCAGGTCATCTTTTATCTGAAAAGCTATGCCAAGGTATTCTCCGAACTGTTTCATTTTTTCAGTAATAGCTTTGTCGCCGGTGGTTGTATATGTGCCCGCGGAGCAAC
This window harbors:
- a CDS encoding sulfite exporter TauE/SafE family protein; this translates as MSWFETVILILSGVLVGFINTLAGGGTIITISLLMFLGLPATVANGTNRIAIMLQTAVAVFTFRKQKILDIKKGLILCIPSVIGSIAGSLTAANLNESIIEKVIAAVMFVMLFFIVYKPEKWVKSKQHLIEKPIKWYDHLAYLIIGFYGGFIHIGVGFFMIAALVLLSGYDLLRANALKNFLVMVYAPFSLIVFVIFGQVNWEYGLILSIGNVMGAFIASKFVMNWGANFVRYVIIVVILITIMHLLGVFDFKSLFGWVL